The Scyliorhinus torazame isolate Kashiwa2021f chromosome 7, sScyTor2.1, whole genome shotgun sequence genome has a window encoding:
- the cdkn2c gene encoding cyclin-dependent kinase 4 inhibitor C — METADASDGDKLTSAAAKGDSKEVNALLENGVKVDALNKFGRTALQVMQTGNTIIAKSLLKAGAKPNQQDPGGFAPAHDVAREGFLDTLKILVDFGANVNIKNSEGNLPIHLAAQEGHTDVIIFLAKKSNLSHKNEKGQTPFELARMYKRTEAVQWMEQNL, encoded by the exons ATGGAAACAGCAGATGCATCAGACGGTGACAAACTAACAAGCGCGGCAGCCAAAGGAGACTCGAAAGAAGTCAACGCTTTGCTAGAAAACGGGGTGAAAGTGGATGCACTCAATAAGTTTGGCAGAACTGCACTTCAG GTGATGCAAACGGGTAATACAATAATAGCCAAATCATTACTGAAAGCTGGAGCTAAACCAAACCAGCAGGATCCTGGAGGATTCGCACCTGCTCACGATGTAGCTCGGGAAGGCTTTCTGGACACTTTGAAAATTTTGGTGGACTTTGGAGCAAACGTAAATATTAAAAATTCTGAGGGCAATCTGCCCATCCATCTTGCTGCACAGGAAGGCCACACCGATGTAATTATTTTTTTGGCAAAGAAATCAAACCTCTCGCATAAAAATGAAAAGGGACAAACTCCATTTGAGCTAGCCCGGATGTACAAGAGGACGGAGGCAGTGCAATGGATGGAACAGAATCTATAA